Proteins encoded in a region of the Corynebacterium genitalium ATCC 33030 genome:
- a CDS encoding CPBP family intramembrane glutamic endopeptidase: MNWQTLTPPRAKDALVAALAIVSMYALLIGQAVGLWKLDVDRSVLIVAMPFMMVIALGLPAWLLLRYMRNRGIEAGYLPLGKRGWHLLWQVPAIIISAGIVTSILGPLLGLNNAEDTSVLEEVGVGRALPIIVTLAAYLLVGPFLEELVFRRVLMGYFDTLMPAALSVILSSVIFGIAHVSPPAILYTTFFGLGCALVTRWHGTLWAGLIAHVANNALIQLTTLAVLLG; encoded by the coding sequence GTGAACTGGCAAACTCTCACGCCTCCGCGGGCCAAAGACGCACTCGTTGCGGCGTTAGCTATTGTCTCGATGTACGCGCTGCTCATCGGTCAGGCTGTCGGGCTGTGGAAACTAGACGTCGACAGAAGTGTCCTCATCGTTGCTATGCCGTTCATGATGGTGATAGCGCTTGGTCTTCCCGCCTGGTTGTTACTGCGCTACATGCGCAACCGCGGGATCGAAGCGGGGTATCTCCCACTGGGCAAGCGCGGTTGGCACCTCCTGTGGCAGGTGCCGGCCATCATCATCAGCGCCGGCATTGTGACTTCGATCTTGGGGCCGCTCCTTGGGCTGAACAATGCAGAGGACACGTCGGTCTTGGAAGAAGTGGGTGTCGGGCGTGCTCTTCCCATCATTGTCACTTTGGCGGCCTACTTGCTCGTAGGGCCGTTCCTGGAAGAGCTGGTCTTCCGCCGGGTTCTCATGGGGTACTTCGATACGCTCATGCCTGCCGCGCTGAGCGTGATCCTCAGTTCGGTGATCTTCGGGATCGCCCACGTAAGCCCACCGGCAATTCTGTACACGACCTTCTTTGGTCTCGGGTGCGCCCTTGTCACCCGCTGGCACGGCACCTTATGGGCTGGCTTGATCGCGCACGTTGCAAATAATGCGTTGATCCAGCTCACCACGCTGGCTGTGCTCCTAGGGTGA
- a CDS encoding YceI family protein, translating to MSTLTGTYNLDPAHSSVGFTVRHAMVTKVRGEFTDYEASITVAEDPSASTATGTVRTESIDTRNEDRDAHVRGEDFFAVEQYPEMTFNATSFDVDANGNGTVTGDLTIKGTTKPVTFEVETFGVEEDPFGNIRMGFEARTTINRSEFGIDFQAPLNSGGMMLSEKVGIEIEGSAIKQ from the coding sequence ATGAGCACACTCACTGGCACCTACAACCTAGACCCCGCCCACTCTTCCGTCGGCTTCACCGTGCGCCACGCAATGGTGACGAAGGTCCGTGGCGAGTTCACTGATTACGAAGCGTCCATTACCGTGGCGGAGGACCCGTCGGCAAGCACTGCTACCGGCACTGTGCGCACGGAGAGCATCGACACCCGCAACGAAGACCGCGACGCCCACGTCCGCGGCGAGGACTTCTTCGCAGTCGAGCAGTACCCGGAGATGACGTTCAACGCCACCAGCTTCGACGTCGACGCAAACGGCAACGGCACCGTCACCGGTGACCTGACCATCAAGGGCACCACGAAGCCCGTCACGTTCGAGGTTGAGACGTTCGGTGTGGAAGAAGACCCGTTCGGCAACATCCGCATGGGCTTTGAGGCGCGCACCACGATCAATCGCAGCGAGTTTGGCATCGACTTCCAGGCTCCGTTGAACTCCGGCGGCATGATGCTGAGCGAGAAGGTCGGCATCGAAATCGAGGGTTCTGCGATCAAGCAGTAG
- a CDS encoding metallophosphoesterase family protein, whose protein sequence is MGSAQDSTHVTFIHTSDFQWGMTRWFLDGEDSDAQSRFEDSRLRAVEKLGNLAREHGAEFIVVAGDVFDANALSERTMGRALEALGSLPVPVFLLPGNHDPLLPGAALEHAAQLSNVTVLADSTPVEARPGVEIVGAPLLARYANEDLAARALAQLEPTDSVRILVAHGQAEGRGEDDPALISLTGLEQALANGVVDYVALGDTHSAQPVGASGRIWFSGSPETTDFHDRRDNVAGNEVNSGKALVVSVDKRAATDVDVDVNEHAVGEWTFDALHWEVSDGEDVRRVIAELEAYPHKSRTAVKYSLAGTLGLEATRELEEGLAAQRNVFGALYERERLMDLHLEPNDEELANLPLAGYARDAMSALLGAAETSDPQTARDAVNLLFRLSKEPK, encoded by the coding sequence ATGGGCTCGGCACAGGACTCCACACACGTAACCTTCATTCACACCTCGGACTTTCAATGGGGAATGACGCGCTGGTTCCTCGACGGTGAAGACAGCGACGCTCAATCGCGTTTTGAGGATTCCCGCCTGCGCGCGGTGGAGAAACTCGGAAACCTGGCCCGGGAGCACGGTGCGGAGTTCATCGTCGTTGCGGGTGACGTCTTCGACGCGAACGCGTTGAGTGAACGCACGATGGGCCGCGCCCTCGAAGCACTCGGCTCGCTGCCCGTGCCGGTGTTCCTGCTCCCGGGCAACCATGACCCGCTGCTGCCTGGCGCTGCGCTGGAACACGCCGCTCAGCTCAGCAATGTCACCGTTCTGGCAGATAGCACGCCTGTCGAGGCCCGCCCGGGCGTGGAGATCGTCGGCGCACCGCTGCTGGCTCGTTACGCCAACGAGGACTTGGCCGCCCGAGCTCTTGCCCAGCTCGAACCGACTGACAGTGTCCGCATCCTCGTGGCTCACGGCCAGGCCGAAGGCAGGGGAGAGGATGACCCAGCCCTGATCTCACTGACCGGTCTGGAGCAAGCCCTGGCGAACGGAGTGGTCGACTACGTCGCACTGGGCGACACCCATTCGGCCCAGCCAGTGGGTGCCAGCGGCCGGATCTGGTTTTCCGGTTCCCCGGAGACCACGGACTTTCACGACCGGCGCGACAATGTGGCCGGGAATGAGGTGAACTCGGGGAAGGCGTTGGTGGTGAGCGTCGATAAGCGAGCGGCGACCGATGTCGACGTCGATGTCAACGAGCATGCCGTCGGCGAATGGACCTTTGATGCGCTGCACTGGGAGGTCAGCGACGGTGAGGACGTGCGCCGCGTCATTGCGGAGTTGGAGGCGTACCCGCACAAGAGTCGCACTGCGGTGAAGTATTCCTTGGCGGGCACGCTCGGCTTGGAGGCGACGCGGGAACTCGAGGAAGGCCTGGCCGCGCAGCGCAATGTGTTCGGGGCACTGTATGAGCGCGAACGGCTCATGGACCTCCACCTCGAGCCGAATGATGAGGAACTAGCCAATCTGCCGCTTGCCGGTTACGCCCGGGATGCCATGTCCGCATTGCTCGGCGCTGCCGAGACGAGCGATCCCCAGACCGCCCGTGATGCCGTCAACCTGCTGTTCCGTCTGAGCAAGGAGCCGAAATAA
- a CDS encoding PspC domain-containing protein: MTYQPSPQPRNNKKLVRSMNDRYIAGVCGGIAETYNIDPTLVRLVFVALFLAGMSGLLIYIICWIVIPNAELY; this comes from the coding sequence ATGACCTACCAGCCCAGCCCCCAGCCGCGTAACAACAAGAAGCTCGTGCGCTCCATGAACGACCGTTACATCGCTGGCGTGTGCGGCGGCATCGCCGAGACCTACAACATTGACCCGACGCTCGTGCGCCTCGTGTTCGTCGCGCTGTTCCTCGCGGGCATGTCTGGTCTGCTCATCTACATCATCTGCTGGATCGTCATCCCTAACGCTGAGCTGTACTAA
- a CDS encoding type 1 glutamine amidotransferase domain-containing protein: protein MKFLALSTSVHRYQSSGIHTGMWLGEFTHFYDVLTKAGHEVDLASVDGGAVPIDPVSLKTPVIQMGGTNKRYKDPEFMALLDDTPAITDVDLDSYDGIYLIGGHGTMFDFTNEEVTAAVAHFADADKIVSAVCHGPVGLLDVTLADGSSLLDGRNVTGYSWAEEKLAQRTAEVPFSLEEKLKEQAGEYTTAKLPMTKHVVVDGKLVTGQNPMSAAGVGEAVLELLDS, encoded by the coding sequence ATGAAGTTTCTCGCACTGTCGACCAGCGTCCACCGCTACCAGAGCTCCGGTATTCACACCGGCATGTGGCTCGGCGAATTCACGCACTTTTACGACGTGCTGACCAAGGCCGGCCACGAGGTCGACCTTGCCAGCGTCGATGGCGGCGCTGTCCCTATTGACCCGGTGAGCCTGAAAACCCCGGTGATCCAGATGGGCGGCACGAACAAGCGCTACAAAGACCCGGAGTTCATGGCGCTTCTCGACGACACCCCCGCCATCACCGACGTCGACCTCGACTCCTATGACGGGATCTACTTGATCGGCGGCCACGGCACGATGTTCGACTTCACTAACGAGGAAGTCACCGCCGCTGTGGCCCACTTCGCCGACGCCGACAAGATTGTCTCGGCTGTGTGCCACGGTCCGGTCGGTTTGCTCGACGTCACCCTCGCAGACGGTTCTTCGCTTCTCGACGGCCGCAACGTCACCGGCTACTCCTGGGCCGAAGAGAAACTGGCTCAGCGCACAGCCGAAGTCCCTTTCAGCCTCGAGGAGAAGCTGAAGGAGCAAGCCGGCGAGTACACCACCGCTAAGCTGCCCATGACGAAGCATGTCGTCGTGGACGGCAAGCTGGTCACCGGGCAGAACCCGATGAGCGCAGCCGGTGTCGGCGAGGCTGTGCTGGAGCTGCTGGACTCCTAA
- a CDS encoding winged helix-turn-helix domain-containing protein — protein MAHLRNELDPVLANPLRFSLLASLSNVVEMTFKDLRDHLDTTDSTLSKHATALEYAGYVRAKKGFVGKLPQTRFVITRAGREALSHHLETLNRIAQGG, from the coding sequence ATGGCGCACCTGCGAAACGAGCTTGACCCGGTACTGGCGAATCCGCTGCGCTTTTCCTTGCTCGCTTCTCTTTCCAACGTCGTTGAAATGACGTTCAAGGATCTGCGGGACCATCTGGACACGACGGACTCCACATTGTCGAAGCATGCGACTGCACTGGAATACGCTGGGTATGTCCGAGCCAAGAAAGGCTTTGTCGGTAAGTTGCCGCAGACCCGGTTCGTGATCACCAGGGCTGGGCGAGAGGCGCTCAGCCACCACCTGGAAACGCTCAACCGCATCGCGCAGGGCGGGTGA
- a CDS encoding endonuclease/exonuclease/phosphatase family protein, protein MQESPTRPSTGKLVFSALFTVAGLLLCVLAFLPAAGISQWLSTRVVVAQAVSFPIAFGIGLAVIAAVLGAFRFVVAPLVWAVAAACFIAAPVPPLLPGSLHAQEMSSDSGASESFSTLRVVTYNSQNTLTAADVQDIVDRFDPHVVVLPEASNDKVVAAFAGTSFAERVFTSEQGGGIAPTSMAVHPDLGELEHIDAPPTTWGSLAFRIAAGPTIVAVHTTAPLPSIMDQWRGDLHSIAGWVDVNVDEKAIIAGDFNATMRHGPMADLGPMQDSARMCSRYPEGTWPTDGIVGLRSHIDHVLVPAAGVDGCATVRVGNGDHLAYFAEISTAQR, encoded by the coding sequence ATGCAGGAATCCCCTACCCGTCCCAGCACCGGCAAGCTCGTCTTTTCCGCGCTCTTCACCGTCGCCGGGTTACTCCTGTGCGTACTCGCGTTCCTTCCGGCTGCGGGCATTTCGCAATGGCTCAGCACTCGGGTCGTGGTGGCTCAGGCTGTCTCCTTCCCCATTGCTTTCGGCATCGGGCTCGCGGTCATTGCGGCGGTGCTTGGGGCCTTCCGGTTTGTCGTGGCGCCGCTTGTCTGGGCTGTGGCCGCCGCCTGCTTCATCGCTGCGCCCGTGCCGCCGCTTCTGCCGGGCTCTCTTCACGCGCAGGAGATGTCCTCTGACAGTGGGGCGTCGGAAAGCTTTTCGACGCTCCGGGTGGTCACCTACAACAGCCAAAACACCCTGACTGCCGCAGACGTGCAGGACATCGTCGACCGTTTTGACCCGCACGTGGTAGTTCTTCCGGAGGCGAGCAATGACAAGGTGGTAGCGGCATTCGCCGGGACGTCCTTCGCGGAGCGTGTCTTCACCTCGGAGCAGGGTGGCGGGATCGCACCAACGAGCATGGCGGTGCACCCTGACCTCGGAGAACTAGAACACATCGATGCCCCGCCCACGACGTGGGGTTCGCTGGCGTTCCGAATCGCAGCCGGGCCAACAATCGTGGCCGTGCACACGACTGCCCCACTGCCCAGCATCATGGATCAATGGCGCGGGGACCTGCACAGTATCGCGGGCTGGGTCGATGTCAACGTCGATGAAAAGGCGATCATCGCCGGCGACTTCAACGCAACCATGCGCCACGGCCCCATGGCAGATTTGGGGCCGATGCAGGACTCGGCACGAATGTGCTCCCGCTACCCGGAGGGCACATGGCCCACGGACGGCATCGTGGGTCTGCGCTCGCACATCGACCACGTGTTAGTCCCCGCAGCCGGGGTGGACGGCTGCGCAACCGTCCGCGTCGGCAACGGGGACCACTTGGCGTATTTCGCTGAGATTAGTACAGCTCAGCGTTAG
- a CDS encoding IS481 family transposase, translating into MNSPNRNLAIVKAVRDQGEPVTKVAKRFGISRQRIYKILSEFDAGGEQAIAPKSRAPHTHPNAVPETLRNHIIDMRKELTKAGFDAGPDTIAFHLGQQGLRVPSTSTIRRIITEAGLVAPQPQKKPRSSYIRFEAAMPNECWQADITYLFLIDGRRVEVLDFIDDHSRYLLSITARPAFTGPAVAAELQRLIDTYGPPASTLTDNGLVFTARLAGRKGGRNAFEKTLNDNRIQQKNGRPGHPQTQGKIERFHQTLKRWINAQPPAETIPQLQRQLNEFTAYYNTERPHRSLGRRTPHQAYTTGPKAEPTFTPKEEWRTRNDVVAASGKVTIRYAGRLYSLGIGRAHSGEEVLMIITDNHITTSLKETGEPITEHYIDTSRNYQKPYWRKGQPPLT; encoded by the coding sequence ATGAACAGCCCGAACCGAAATCTCGCCATCGTCAAAGCCGTCCGCGATCAAGGCGAACCAGTCACCAAAGTCGCCAAACGATTCGGCATCTCCCGCCAACGCATCTACAAGATCCTCTCCGAGTTCGACGCCGGAGGCGAACAAGCCATCGCCCCCAAATCGCGCGCGCCGCACACCCACCCCAATGCCGTGCCGGAGACCCTGCGCAACCACATCATCGACATGCGCAAAGAACTCACCAAAGCAGGTTTCGACGCAGGGCCCGACACCATCGCTTTCCACTTAGGACAACAAGGCCTGCGTGTGCCGTCAACATCGACGATCCGCCGGATCATCACTGAAGCCGGACTTGTTGCCCCGCAACCGCAAAAGAAACCACGCAGCTCCTACATCAGGTTTGAAGCGGCCATGCCCAACGAATGCTGGCAGGCCGACATCACCTACCTCTTCCTCATCGACGGCAGGCGCGTAGAAGTCCTCGACTTCATCGACGACCACTCCCGCTACCTGCTATCGATCACCGCCCGGCCAGCATTTACAGGGCCAGCTGTCGCAGCAGAACTACAGCGCCTCATCGACACCTACGGCCCACCGGCATCCACACTCACTGACAACGGGCTGGTGTTCACCGCCCGACTAGCCGGACGCAAAGGCGGCAGAAACGCATTCGAGAAAACACTTAACGACAACCGTATCCAGCAGAAAAACGGCCGGCCAGGCCACCCACAAACCCAAGGCAAAATCGAACGCTTCCACCAAACACTCAAACGCTGGATCAACGCACAACCACCAGCAGAAACCATCCCCCAACTACAACGGCAGCTCAACGAATTCACCGCCTACTACAACACCGAACGCCCCCACCGATCACTCGGACGCCGTACCCCACACCAGGCCTACACAACAGGACCTAAAGCTGAACCAACCTTCACCCCGAAAGAAGAATGGCGCACCCGCAACGACGTCGTCGCCGCCAGCGGCAAAGTCACCATCCGCTACGCCGGCAGGCTCTACAGCCTAGGAATCGGCCGAGCCCACAGCGGCGAAGAAGTCCTGATGATCATCACCGACAACCACATCACGACATCACTAAAAGAAACCGGCGAACCCATCACCGAGCACTACATCGACACATCCCGCAACTACCAAAAACCATACTGGCGAAAAGGCCAACCCCCACTGACCTGA
- a CDS encoding AAA family ATPase has product MRIHSLIIDNVRAVEHLELTDIPDTGVILIHGDNEAGKSTILDALDAVLNIKHTSTKIRKLNPVGRDELPEVRLNATVGPYTFEIYKRFAKGAKGKAELKIFSPRPENLTGEQAHNRLNEILANHVDQQLMDTLFLRQGSLPDAIEAAGIPTFTRALGTSQGAGGQSAQEAEDSGLMRRVEEEYLRYFTKSGKPTKDLKESETAVEAAEQKVTAAEQSMRAYETAVDAYAQHGADMAAIEAELPEAEQALSRRAAEAEAARELAATLAAAQDKADRAEKDLTRANDDIESRQAVIAGVEHAEAALNTLKEQHEPAREKADAERKALAEAEKAHEQARAHAVTARDNLGSAEQALAAANARARVEELNGVVTRLDAVEKEIARLVKAQPERRVTDADVRALEDATSTLTVQRRIVESTAARLDIAGPAGAAFTVNGDEVSCGGTDSIALFDGTEIRISDITLTFRAAAGTETATTDLDNAEADVNRLLATIGCEDLDGARRLRDEHRELAAALEAARSRRADILRGAEADELREELTRLREAVATHDGEIPPVNEAQEALDAARRADAEARDTVADLDAKMTPLRAKPHTLALTELETRIEVQRGNVEAARAQLAAAREKLSDEQLATNRDTATAAQTAAAAEANELKKQVELVDPEHAEERLQGERNRLDNLNRRHRHAHESRLQLLSTVNSADGEAENLDRARAELETATVRRDALHRKANAAKLLRDTMVFHRDSARAKYAAPFAQALQRHASRVFGPGTEFTLDDQLRVQARTVDGTTVDLSELSGGAKEQMALLTRFAIADLVAAGEQGTTPVPVVIDDALGATDPKRLESMNAVFTKAGETAQVFVLTCFPHRFDRVSAAKTASIQELKRFAKGNS; this is encoded by the coding sequence ATGCGCATTCACTCCCTGATCATTGACAATGTGCGCGCCGTGGAGCACCTCGAGCTGACTGACATCCCAGATACCGGCGTCATCCTCATCCACGGCGACAACGAGGCCGGTAAGTCGACCATCCTGGACGCGCTCGACGCGGTGCTGAACATCAAGCACACCTCCACGAAGATCCGGAAACTCAACCCGGTCGGGCGTGACGAGCTGCCGGAGGTGCGTCTCAACGCGACAGTCGGCCCGTACACGTTCGAGATCTACAAACGCTTCGCCAAAGGGGCAAAGGGAAAAGCCGAGCTGAAGATCTTCTCCCCGCGGCCCGAGAACCTTACCGGCGAGCAGGCGCATAACCGTCTGAACGAGATCTTGGCGAACCATGTGGACCAGCAGCTGATGGACACCTTGTTCCTACGTCAAGGGTCACTGCCGGATGCGATCGAAGCCGCCGGGATCCCCACCTTCACCCGTGCGCTGGGAACGTCGCAGGGTGCCGGTGGCCAGTCTGCGCAAGAAGCGGAAGATTCCGGGCTCATGCGCCGCGTGGAGGAGGAGTACCTGCGGTACTTCACCAAATCCGGCAAGCCGACCAAAGACCTCAAGGAATCCGAGACGGCGGTTGAAGCCGCCGAGCAGAAGGTCACTGCCGCCGAGCAGTCCATGCGGGCCTACGAGACCGCGGTCGACGCGTATGCCCAGCACGGCGCTGACATGGCCGCCATTGAGGCTGAACTTCCCGAGGCGGAGCAGGCGCTGTCCCGCCGTGCTGCCGAAGCGGAAGCTGCGCGCGAACTCGCCGCCACACTCGCCGCTGCACAGGACAAGGCTGACCGTGCCGAAAAGGATCTCACACGCGCCAACGACGACATCGAATCCCGCCAGGCTGTCATCGCCGGTGTCGAACACGCCGAAGCTGCCCTCAACACCCTCAAGGAGCAGCACGAGCCGGCCCGTGAGAAGGCTGATGCCGAAAGGAAGGCACTGGCCGAGGCAGAGAAAGCGCACGAGCAGGCCCGTGCGCACGCAGTCACCGCGCGGGACAACCTCGGGTCCGCTGAGCAAGCGCTTGCCGCGGCCAATGCACGGGCACGGGTGGAGGAACTCAACGGAGTTGTCACCCGTCTGGACGCTGTCGAGAAAGAGATCGCCCGCTTGGTCAAGGCGCAGCCGGAGCGCCGGGTCACAGATGCTGACGTCCGCGCGCTTGAGGACGCCACGAGTACCCTGACCGTGCAGCGCAGAATCGTGGAGTCGACAGCAGCACGGCTTGATATTGCCGGGCCGGCTGGCGCCGCATTCACGGTCAACGGTGACGAGGTCTCGTGCGGAGGCACAGACTCCATCGCGCTTTTCGACGGCACTGAGATCCGCATCTCCGACATCACCCTGACCTTCCGCGCCGCCGCCGGGACAGAGACCGCCACCACGGATCTGGACAACGCGGAAGCGGACGTCAACCGCCTGCTCGCTACGATCGGCTGCGAGGACCTAGACGGTGCCCGCCGCCTGCGGGATGAGCACCGCGAGTTGGCGGCAGCTCTAGAGGCCGCCCGTTCCCGTCGCGCTGACATCCTGCGCGGCGCCGAGGCTGACGAGCTGCGCGAGGAGCTGACCCGGCTGCGCGAAGCCGTCGCGACGCACGACGGCGAGATCCCCCCTGTCAACGAAGCGCAAGAAGCACTCGACGCGGCCCGCCGTGCCGATGCCGAAGCCCGCGACACCGTGGCGGACCTTGACGCGAAGATGACCCCGTTGCGCGCGAAACCGCACACGCTTGCGCTGACGGAACTGGAGACCCGCATTGAAGTGCAGCGCGGCAATGTCGAAGCCGCACGCGCCCAGCTCGCCGCCGCACGCGAGAAGCTTTCCGACGAGCAGTTGGCCACCAACCGCGATACCGCGACAGCTGCGCAGACCGCCGCGGCGGCAGAGGCTAACGAGTTGAAGAAGCAAGTCGAACTGGTCGACCCAGAACATGCTGAGGAGCGCCTCCAGGGTGAACGCAACCGTTTGGACAATCTGAACCGGCGCCACCGCCATGCCCACGAAAGTCGTCTGCAGCTGCTGAGCACTGTCAACAGCGCCGACGGTGAAGCAGAGAACCTCGACCGCGCCCGCGCTGAACTGGAGACCGCGACCGTGCGCCGAGATGCGCTGCACCGCAAAGCGAACGCGGCGAAGCTGCTGCGTGACACGATGGTCTTTCACCGTGACTCTGCGCGCGCGAAGTACGCCGCTCCGTTCGCTCAGGCGCTGCAGCGTCATGCGAGCCGCGTGTTCGGCCCCGGCACCGAGTTCACCCTCGATGATCAGCTCCGGGTGCAGGCCCGCACCGTCGACGGCACGACAGTGGATCTGTCGGAACTGTCCGGCGGCGCCAAAGAGCAGATGGCACTGCTCACCCGCTTTGCCATCGCTGACCTGGTGGCCGCAGGGGAGCAGGGGACAACGCCTGTGCCGGTGGTCATCGACGATGCCCTCGGCGCGACCGACCCGAAACGCCTGGAGTCCATGAACGCTGTGTTCACCAAGGCGGGCGAAACAGCCCAGGTCTTCGTTCTCACGTGTTTCCCGCACCGCTTCGATCGCGTCTCGGCGGCGAAGACCGCGTCCATCCAGGAATTGAAAAGGTTCGCAAAGGGAAATTCTTAA
- a CDS encoding MarR family winged helix-turn-helix transcriptional regulator — protein sequence MKAEQRWLTDEEQVLWRLMLQAARKVSRVMEDTLLCSAQLSTSEYAVLVALSEAEGESLRLRDLCTELDWDRSRTSHQITRMERRELVSKEKSPGDARGVLVRLTETGRDALYRAVPDHVESVRRVVFDHLNTDDVPALERFFQGVMDVENVPGGKRQVPDGPELTSG from the coding sequence ATGAAGGCAGAACAGCGTTGGCTTACCGACGAGGAACAGGTTCTGTGGCGTCTCATGCTGCAGGCCGCCCGCAAGGTCTCCCGTGTCATGGAGGACACGCTGCTCTGCAGTGCGCAGCTGTCGACGTCCGAGTATGCAGTCCTCGTCGCTCTCAGCGAAGCTGAGGGGGAGAGTCTGCGCCTGCGCGACTTGTGCACCGAGTTGGATTGGGACCGCTCGCGCACGTCCCACCAGATCACGCGCATGGAGCGCCGCGAATTGGTGTCGAAGGAAAAGAGCCCGGGTGACGCGCGTGGTGTCTTGGTGCGCCTGACGGAGACCGGCCGGGATGCGCTCTACCGGGCAGTGCCGGACCACGTGGAAAGCGTCCGGCGCGTGGTATTCGACCACCTCAACACCGACGATGTCCCCGCACTCGAGCGGTTCTTCCAGGGAGTCATGGACGTCGAGAACGTGCCCGGCGGTAAGCGCCAGGTCCCGGACGGGCCGGAGCTGACCTCAGGGTAA
- the cmtR gene encoding Cd(II)/Pb(II)-sensing metalloregulatory transcriptional regulator CmtR, translated as MLTIVSRLDVMNRLGRALADPTRSRIILTLLDHPAYPAELARDLDLTRPNVSNHLACLRDCGIVVSEPEGRRTRYEIADPHLTQALTTLVDATLAVDEGAPCIDPACSLPGCYAAGEDA; from the coding sequence ATGCTGACTATCGTTTCGCGTCTCGACGTGATGAACCGCCTGGGTCGTGCACTGGCCGACCCCACTCGATCCCGGATCATCTTGACCCTGCTCGACCATCCCGCTTACCCGGCGGAACTGGCTCGAGATCTGGACCTGACACGCCCGAACGTGTCCAACCACCTGGCATGCCTGCGCGATTGCGGGATCGTCGTCTCCGAGCCAGAGGGTCGTCGGACACGATACGAGATCGCCGATCCGCACCTGACGCAGGCGCTGACGACACTGGTCGATGCCACTCTGGCAGTAGACGAAGGCGCCCCGTGCATCGATCCCGCCTGCTCGCTTCCCGGATGTTACGCAGCTGGGGAGGACGCATGA
- a CDS encoding cadmium resistance transporter encodes MILTTVLQAIGLFAATNIDDIIVLSLFFARGAGQRGTTARILAGQYLGFAGILGAAILVTIGAGAFLPSAAIPYFGLIPLGLGLWAAWQAWSGDDDDDDDEAKVAGKKVSVGTVAGVTFANGGDNIGVYTPVFLSVEPLAVVAYCIIFLALVAVLVALAKFVATRPPIAEVLERWEHILFPIVLIGLGIVILVSRGAFGL; translated from the coding sequence ATGATCCTCACCACGGTCTTGCAGGCGATAGGCCTGTTCGCAGCTACCAACATCGACGACATCATCGTGCTCTCCCTCTTCTTCGCGCGAGGGGCAGGCCAGCGCGGCACTACCGCCCGCATTCTGGCCGGCCAGTACCTCGGATTCGCCGGCATCCTCGGTGCCGCGATCCTGGTGACCATCGGCGCCGGAGCATTCCTGCCCTCGGCAGCCATCCCGTACTTTGGTCTCATCCCTCTGGGCCTCGGCCTCTGGGCCGCATGGCAGGCCTGGAGCGGAGACGATGACGACGATGACGACGAGGCCAAGGTTGCCGGCAAGAAAGTCAGCGTGGGGACAGTCGCAGGCGTCACCTTTGCCAACGGCGGCGACAACATCGGTGTCTACACCCCTGTCTTCCTCAGCGTGGAACCTCTCGCAGTAGTCGCTTACTGCATCATCTTCCTCGCGCTTGTCGCGGTCCTGGTGGCCCTGGCAAAGTTCGTCGCCACCCGCCCCCCGATCGCGGAAGTGCTCGAACGCTGGGAGCACATCCTCTTCCCCATTGTTCTCATCGGCCTCGGCATCGTGATCCTCGTCAGCCGCGGAGCCTTCGGACTCTGA